From Glycine max cultivar Williams 82 chromosome 11, Glycine_max_v4.0, whole genome shotgun sequence, the proteins below share one genomic window:
- the LOC100811439 gene encoding uncharacterized protein, whose protein sequence is MMMMMMMGLARSNLNMKQRLLRLCYYWVSLIPQLLRLLQMLCFKFNHFPWNRKGNTITLPQTFSLPSPLPQWPQGQGFASGIVNLGEIEVCKVTGFEFVWNSNIGKPVAFYKPVRIPDGFRILGHYCQPSDKPLRGFVLGVREVETASSETSNCHTLPALKNPLDYMLVWCSNAGSKELPIGSAYFWVPQLPEGYSALGYLVTNVPDKPNLDEMICVRADLTDKCEPYRLMLDAAPVTPEFPFQVWNLRPRDRGMLGEGVSVGTFFCTSCWNKGEELPVVCLKNLNPVLPAMPRLHQIHALIEHYGPTVFFHPEEAYLPSSVDWFFNNGALLYRKGVSTGETIDAAGSNLPGGGRNDGEFWIDLPSDDRRDFVKHGDLKSAKLYVHVKAALGGTFTDVAMWVFCPFNGPSTLKIGITSRAFSKVGEHVGDWEHFTLRICNFTGELWSIYFSQHSGGKWVDAYELEYIDGNKAVVYSSKNGHASYPHPGTYLQGSSKLGIGIRNDATRSHLYVDSSIQYELVAAEYLGDVVREPQWLQFMREWGPKIVYDSKTELDKIMNALPRGLRNAFGNLIKKLPVELYGEEGPTGPKEKNNWIGDERW, encoded by the exons atgatgatgatgatgatgatgggtcTTGCGCGATCTAATCTGAATATGAAGCAGCGATTGTTGAGACTTTGTTACTATTGGGTCTCTCTGATTCCGCAACTATTGCGTCTCCTCCAAATGCTTTGCTTCAAATTCAACCACTTTCCTTGGAATCGGAAAGGCAACACCATTACTCTCCCTCAAACCTTTTCTCTTCCCTCTCCGCTTCCCCAATGGCCTCAAG GACAAGGTTTTGCTTCTGGAATTGTAAACCTTGGGGAGATAGAAGTGTGCAAGGTCACTGGGTTTGAGTTTGTTTGGAACAGCAACATTGGAAAGCCTGTTGCTTTCTATAAACCTGTGCGAATACCAGATGGGTTCCGTATCCTTGGACACTATTGTCAGCCCAGTGACAAGCCGTTACGGGGTTTTGTGCTTGGTGTTAGGGAAGTGGAAACTGCTTCATCTGAGACAAGCAACTGTCACACGTTACCAGCCTTGAAGAATCCCCTTGACTATATGTTGGTATGGTGTTCCAATGCAGGAAGTAAGGAATTGCCAATTGGTTCTGCTTACTTTTGGGTGCCCCAGCTTCCTGAAGGTTACAGTGCCCTTGGCTATTTGGTTACTAATGTGCCCGACAAGCCCAATTTGGATGAAATGATTTGTGTTCGTGCTGACCTCACTGATAAATGTGAACCTTACCGGTTAATGCTTGACGCTGCTCCTGTAACTCCAGAGTTTCCATTTCAGGTGTGGAATTTGAGACCTCGTGACCGTGGCATGCTGGGGGAAGGAGTTTCAGTAGGGACTTTTTTCTGCACTAGTTGTTGGAACAAGGGAGAAGAGCTACCTGTTGTGTGCTTGAAGAACCTAAATCCTGTGCTACCAGCAATGCCACGCCTCCACCAAATACATGCACTTATAGAGCACTATGGGCCTACTGTTTTCTTTCATCCCGAGGAAGCTTACTTGCCTTCTTCTGTTGATTGGTTTTTCAATAATGGGGCCTTGTTGTACCGAAAGGGCGTGTCCACGGGAGAGACCATTGATGCAGCCGGCTCAAATTTGCCAGGTGGGGGAAGAAATGACGGGGAGTTTTGGATAGATTTGCCAAGTGATGATAGAAGGGATTTTGTCAAGCATGGGGACTTGAAGAGTGCTAAGCTTTATGTTCATGTGAAGGCTGCTCTTGGTGGAACTTTTACTGATGTTGCTATGTGGGTGTTTTGCCCTTTCAATGGACCCTCCACTCTGAAAATTGGAATTACAAGTAGGGCTTTTAGTAAGGTTGGAGAGCATGTTGGTGACTGGGAGCATTTTACACTTCGTATATGCAACTTTACTGGAGAATTGTGGAGTATATATTTCTCACAGCACAGTGGTGGAAAATGGGTGGATGCCTATGAATTGGAGTATATTGATGGCAATAAAGCTGTTGTCTACTCATCCAAAAATGGACATGCAAGCTACCCCCACCCTGGAACATATCTCCAAGGGTCTTCAAAACTTGGGATTGGCATTAGGAATGATGCTACTCGTAGTCATTTGTATGTGGATTCTAGCATTCAATACGAGCTTGTTGCAGCCGAGTATCTAGGAGATGTTGTCAGAGAGCCTCAATGGTTGCAATTTATGAGAGAGTGGGGTCCAAAAATTGTTTATGATTCAAAAACTGAGCTGGATAAGATAATGAATGCTCTTCCTCGCGGGCTTCGAAATGCATTTGGTAACTTGATTAAAAAGCTTCCGGTAGAGCTGTATGGTGAGGAAGGTCCTACAGggccaaaagagaaaaataactgGATAGGAGATGAAAGATggtga